The Gemmatimonadota bacterium genome has a segment encoding these proteins:
- a CDS encoding ABC transporter ATP-binding protein — translation MRDLLVVQGVSKAFVKRRRWSELVRRPFHSERVAALRDVSMTVREGEFFGLLGANGAGKTTLMKVIATLMLPDAGRVAVDGADAVVDPVAVRGAVALSLASERGLYWRLDARENLRVFAVLSGVAEGEVATRIEEALGAVGLADTGLRMVSEFSSGMIQRLLIARALLARPRVLLLDEPTRSLDPITARDFRAFLRRELTSRGCAVLLATHNADEAFDLCDRVAVLERGRVLATGRAHDLAAAIHGRRFAVDTTAAGEGFLRALAGRGLVLSVAPGEATAAPFEGWTRVVVSVAGDDVAAAGAELVSALVGAGHAVASCAPEGTSLADLIQAVVAKAGGEPR, via the coding sequence ATGCGTGACTTGCTCGTCGTGCAAGGTGTCTCGAAGGCATTCGTCAAGCGGCGGAGGTGGTCGGAGCTGGTGCGTCGCCCCTTTCACTCGGAACGTGTGGCCGCCCTGCGTGACGTGTCGATGACCGTACGCGAGGGCGAGTTCTTCGGGCTGCTTGGGGCCAACGGCGCGGGCAAGACGACGCTGATGAAGGTGATTGCGACCCTCATGTTGCCGGATGCCGGACGCGTTGCGGTTGATGGTGCGGACGCCGTGGTTGATCCGGTCGCGGTGCGCGGCGCGGTGGCACTATCCCTGGCGAGCGAGCGGGGATTGTACTGGCGCCTGGATGCGCGGGAAAATCTTCGGGTGTTTGCGGTGCTCTCTGGTGTGGCCGAGGGCGAGGTCGCGACGCGAATCGAGGAGGCCCTTGGGGCGGTCGGCCTGGCTGACACCGGACTGCGGATGGTTAGTGAGTTCTCGAGCGGGATGATCCAGCGCCTGCTCATCGCGCGGGCCCTGCTCGCCCGTCCCAGGGTCTTGTTGCTGGATGAGCCGACGCGAAGCCTCGACCCGATCACGGCGCGCGACTTTCGTGCGTTCCTGCGGCGTGAGCTGACGAGTCGCGGATGTGCGGTGCTGCTTGCCACGCACAATGCGGATGAAGCGTTTGACCTCTGCGACCGCGTCGCGGTGCTGGAGCGGGGTCGGGTGCTGGCCACGGGCCGGGCGCACGACCTGGCGGCCGCCATCCACGGGCGCCGCTTTGCGGTGGACACCACCGCGGCGGGTGAGGGTTTCCTTCGAGCGCTGGCTGGCCGTGGTTTGGTGCTCAGCGTGGCACCTGGGGAGGCCACCGCGGCTCCCTTTGAGGGATGGACCCGCGTGGTGGTGTCAGTGGCCGGGGACGACGTGGCCGCCGCGGGGGCAGAACTGGTGAGCGCCCTTGTAGGCGCTGGCCATGCAGTGGCGAGCTGTGCCCCGGAGGGGACGTCGCTGGCCGACCTGATCCAGGCGGTCGTGGCGAAGGCCGGGGGGGAGCCGAGGTGA
- a CDS encoding 30S ribosomal protein S12: MPTINQLVRRARKDVLKKEKSPALKANPFRRGVCTRVYTTTPKKPNSALRKVAKVRLTNGIEVIAYIPGEGHNLQEHSIVLVRGGRVKDLPGVRYHIVRGTLDAAGVNGRNRSRSKYGTKKPKAGAAGGKK; the protein is encoded by the coding sequence ATGCCGACGATCAACCAGCTCGTTCGCCGAGCTCGCAAGGACGTCCTGAAGAAGGAGAAGTCGCCTGCACTTAAGGCGAATCCCTTCCGTCGTGGCGTCTGCACGCGTGTCTATACAACCACGCCCAAAAAGCCCAACTCGGCGCTCCGAAAGGTCGCCAAGGTGCGGCTCACCAACGGGATCGAGGTTATCGCTTACATCCCCGGCGAGGGACACAACCTGCAGGAGCACTCGATTGTGCTCGTACGGGGTGGGCGTGTGAAGGATCTTCCGGGAGTGCGTTACCACATCGTACGCGGAACGCTCGACGCTGCCGGTGTCAACGGTCGCAACCGCAGCCGCTCCAAGTACGGGACCAAGAAGCCAAAGGCTGGCGCCGCAGGAGGTAAGAAGTGA
- the rplD gene encoding 50S ribosomal protein L4 has product MSDTTNFDAAVFTALGTARERVSLPAATFDGTVNMPAMHLAVKAYLANQRQGTASTKTRGLVIGGNAKPWKQKGTGRARQGSTRAPHWPGGGTVFGPHGDRNYEQSLPKKVKQLARRSALNARAREAAVYVIDSFTYTTPSTKTLLALLERMGVSGQKALVLTDGNKPNVHLSGRNLPKVHVMAYADVTTYHVLWSDVVLIEAGAIGHTLAPVAEKAAAPAVKKAKAPTAAKPAAKVATKKPAAKKAASASDKKPAAKKAAKKKED; this is encoded by the coding sequence ATGTCTGATACGACCAACTTCGACGCCGCGGTGTTTACCGCGTTAGGCACCGCCCGGGAACGGGTGTCGCTGCCCGCGGCCACGTTCGACGGCACCGTGAACATGCCGGCCATGCACCTGGCCGTGAAGGCGTACCTCGCCAACCAGCGACAGGGAACGGCGTCCACGAAGACGCGCGGCCTGGTCATCGGTGGCAACGCGAAGCCCTGGAAGCAGAAGGGGACCGGCCGCGCACGACAGGGATCGACGCGGGCTCCCCACTGGCCAGGCGGTGGTACCGTCTTCGGTCCGCACGGTGATCGCAACTACGAGCAGTCGCTGCCGAAGAAGGTCAAGCAGCTGGCCCGCCGCAGCGCACTCAATGCACGTGCGAGAGAAGCCGCGGTGTATGTCATCGACAGCTTCACATACACCACGCCGAGCACGAAGACACTTCTGGCCCTGCTGGAACGGATGGGTGTGTCGGGGCAGAAGGCGCTCGTCCTGACCGACGGGAACAAGCCGAATGTCCACCTGAGTGGCCGCAACCTGCCCAAGGTGCACGTGATGGCGTACGCCGACGTGACGACCTACCATGTGTTGTGGTCGGATGTCGTCCTGATCGAAGCGGGCGCCATTGGACATACGTTGGCACCGGTGGCCGAGAAGGCCGCGGCGCCTGCGGTGAAGAAGGCGAAGGCCCCGACGGCGGCCAAGCCGGCGGCGAAGGTCGCCACCAAGAAGCCCGCCGCGAAGAAGGCGGCGTCGGCCAGTGACAAGAAGCCGGCCGCGAAGAAGGCCGCCAAGAAGAAGGAGGACTAA
- a CDS encoding PqqD family protein has protein sequence MTSAGTPTPRPSPSAIFRTMAEGGVLFSSETEVYFGVNTVGAIIWELLPKATTVEQLCATLTERFHDVGPERIRHDVLSFISDLRANGLVVDGAETGRDHAAATGAP, from the coding sequence GTGACCTCCGCTGGCACACCAACGCCGCGTCCCTCCCCGAGCGCCATCTTTCGCACGATGGCGGAAGGTGGTGTGCTGTTCTCAAGCGAAACCGAGGTGTACTTCGGGGTGAACACTGTCGGAGCCATCATCTGGGAGCTCCTCCCGAAGGCGACGACGGTGGAGCAACTGTGCGCTACCCTGACCGAACGGTTCCACGACGTCGGGCCGGAGCGCATCCGGCACGATGTCCTCTCGTTCATCTCGGACCTGCGAGCGAACGGACTGGTCGTCGATGGTGCGGAGACGGGCCGTGACCACGCCGCTGCGACAGGCGCTCCGTAA
- a CDS encoding ABC transporter permease has product MSRTVWALVRAAWLTATSYRLQTVMTVLTLWVTVVPVYFLATALQPTMAAAIQDEGRSYFPFMLTGVIAISLVSVCVTAVPSAVQSGIGSGFLESLLATRAPRSALVVGLGAYPILWGVLRAVLMLAAGVALGARWHLGGIPLAGAIAVLVVVVHWAIGLVAAAMIVAWRTAGPLTTAVVVASTLLGGAYYPTQVIPSWIQRLSVVVPLQYGLRAFRQVLFGGADLAAVWSDVAVLLAFAVAFTAIGYGALILSLQYARRRGSLSHF; this is encoded by the coding sequence GTGAGTCGAACGGTGTGGGCCCTGGTGCGCGCCGCGTGGCTGACCGCCACGAGTTATCGCCTGCAGACGGTGATGACGGTGCTGACGCTGTGGGTGACCGTCGTGCCGGTGTACTTCCTGGCGACGGCGCTGCAGCCCACGATGGCGGCGGCGATTCAGGACGAAGGGCGGTCCTACTTCCCGTTCATGTTGACCGGGGTGATCGCCATCTCTCTGGTCAGTGTGTGCGTCACGGCGGTGCCGTCGGCGGTGCAGTCCGGGATAGGCAGTGGCTTCTTGGAGTCCCTACTGGCGACACGTGCCCCGCGGTCGGCACTCGTGGTTGGGCTGGGGGCGTACCCGATCCTGTGGGGGGTGCTCCGGGCGGTGCTGATGCTGGCCGCGGGAGTCGCGTTAGGCGCGCGTTGGCACCTCGGGGGCATTCCGCTGGCTGGCGCCATCGCGGTTCTGGTCGTGGTGGTTCATTGGGCGATCGGGTTGGTGGCGGCCGCGATGATTGTCGCCTGGCGCACCGCCGGGCCGCTCACGACCGCGGTGGTCGTCGCATCCACCCTCTTGGGTGGCGCGTACTATCCCACGCAGGTGATCCCGTCGTGGATCCAGCGCCTGTCCGTCGTCGTGCCACTCCAGTATGGGCTTCGGGCGTTCCGGCAAGTCCTCTTTGGTGGTGCGGACCTTGCGGCAGTCTGGAGCGACGTGGCGGTCCTGTTGGCTTTCGCCGTTGCGTTCACGGCGATAGGCTATGGGGCGTTGATCCTCTCCCTGCAGTACGCCCGCCGCCGTGGCTCCCTCAGCCACTTCTGA
- the rpsG gene encoding 30S ribosomal protein S7, translated as MSRRKKSVKRPVLPDARYDSQTVSKFINSLMFQGKKSTAERIFYGAMDLVESRTAQPGVNVFKQALANLKPVIEVKSRRVGGATYQVPVEVRPERRTALAMRWLLSYSRDRNEKSMAEKLAAEVVAASKGEGNAIKKKEDTHRMAEANKAFAHYRW; from the coding sequence GTGAGCCGACGCAAGAAGTCCGTAAAGCGACCTGTCCTGCCTGATGCACGCTACGACAGCCAAACGGTCTCGAAGTTCATCAACTCCTTGATGTTTCAGGGGAAGAAGTCCACGGCCGAGCGTATTTTCTACGGCGCCATGGATCTGGTTGAATCCCGCACCGCCCAACCTGGGGTCAACGTCTTCAAGCAGGCGCTGGCGAACCTCAAGCCGGTGATCGAGGTCAAGTCTCGCCGCGTCGGTGGTGCGACGTATCAGGTGCCCGTCGAGGTCCGGCCCGAGCGCCGCACCGCGCTGGCAATGCGCTGGCTGCTCTCCTATTCCCGCGACCGTAACGAGAAGTCCATGGCCGAAAAGCTGGCGGCCGAGGTCGTTGCGGCCTCCAAGGGCGAAGGAAACGCCATCAAGAAGAAGGAGGACACCCACCGCATGGCCGAGGCGAACAAGGCCTTCGCTCACTATCGGTGGTAG
- the fusA gene encoding elongation factor G yields MPRTTPLEHYRNIGIMAHIDAGKTTTTERVLYYTGKSHKIGEVHDGAATMDWMEQEQERGITITSAATTCFWKRHGSSQDKGEGPEYRINIIDTPGHVDFTVEVERSLRVLDGAVALLDSVAGVEPQTETVWRQADRYRVPRMIFANKMDRVGANFERCVEMIRDRLTKAACPIQLPVGSGELFTGHIDIVERKEYIFHNETLGKTFDVVDVSDEFKAAVEQARHDLIEAVVEHDEALMEKYLAGEELSVDEIRLLIRRATCSMKFTPILCGASFKNKGVQALLDAVIDYLPAPVDVEAIQGHLPHHDETFDTRAVSDEAPFAALAFKIATDPFVGKLTFFRVYSGMLVSGSHVYNSTKDKRERIGRLLQMHANKREEIPEVRAGDIAAAIGLRDTRTGDTLCDDDHPIILEAMKFPMPVIEVAIEPKTKADQDKLGIALNKLSEEDPTFRVHTDTETGQTIIAGMGELHLEIIVDRMMREFKVEANVGRPQVAYRETIKKRVDKVEGKFIRQSGGKGQYGHVVINVMPGEVGHGFVFEDKIVGGTIPREYIGPVEQGIKEALENGVLAGYPMVDVKVELVYGSYHDVDSSEMAFKIAGSMAVKEGAAKAQPILLEPMMKVEVVSPEQYMGDVLGDLSSRRGKIGGMMQRGEAQVIASTVPLGEMFGYSTKLRSMTQGRAVYSMEFSHYEEVPKSKAEEIVSKSK; encoded by the coding sequence ATGCCACGTACGACTCCGCTCGAGCATTACCGCAACATCGGCATCATGGCCCACATTGATGCCGGGAAAACGACCACGACCGAGCGCGTCCTCTATTACACGGGGAAGAGCCACAAGATCGGCGAGGTCCATGATGGTGCGGCGACCATGGACTGGATGGAGCAGGAGCAGGAGCGTGGGATCACGATTACGTCGGCAGCCACGACCTGTTTCTGGAAGCGGCATGGATCGAGCCAGGACAAGGGTGAAGGGCCGGAGTATCGCATCAACATCATTGATACGCCCGGGCACGTGGACTTCACGGTAGAAGTCGAGCGATCGCTGCGCGTGCTGGACGGTGCGGTGGCCCTGCTGGATTCGGTGGCTGGTGTCGAGCCCCAGACGGAGACGGTGTGGCGTCAGGCCGACCGCTACCGCGTTCCGCGGATGATCTTTGCCAACAAGATGGATCGCGTGGGGGCGAACTTTGAGCGGTGCGTGGAGATGATCCGCGACCGCCTGACGAAGGCCGCGTGCCCGATCCAGCTGCCGGTGGGCTCTGGTGAGTTGTTCACCGGGCACATCGATATCGTGGAGCGGAAGGAGTACATCTTCCACAACGAGACGCTGGGCAAGACGTTCGACGTGGTGGACGTCTCCGACGAGTTCAAGGCAGCAGTGGAGCAGGCGCGCCATGATCTCATCGAGGCCGTGGTCGAGCACGATGAGGCGTTGATGGAGAAGTACCTGGCCGGCGAGGAGCTGTCGGTGGACGAGATCCGGTTGTTGATCCGTCGGGCGACGTGCTCGATGAAGTTCACGCCGATTCTGTGTGGCGCGTCATTCAAGAACAAGGGTGTGCAGGCGCTGCTGGATGCCGTGATCGACTACCTGCCGGCACCGGTTGATGTCGAGGCGATCCAGGGTCACCTCCCGCACCACGACGAGACGTTTGATACCCGCGCGGTCAGCGACGAGGCGCCGTTCGCCGCGTTGGCATTCAAGATTGCGACGGATCCGTTCGTCGGAAAGCTGACCTTCTTCCGCGTGTACTCCGGCATGCTGGTCTCGGGCAGCCACGTGTACAACTCGACGAAGGACAAGCGCGAGCGCATCGGGCGCCTGCTGCAGATGCATGCGAACAAGCGCGAGGAGATTCCGGAGGTGCGCGCCGGCGATATTGCTGCGGCGATCGGGCTCCGCGATACCCGAACGGGTGACACGCTGTGTGATGATGATCATCCGATCATCCTCGAAGCGATGAAGTTCCCGATGCCGGTTATCGAAGTTGCGATCGAGCCGAAGACCAAGGCCGACCAGGACAAGCTGGGCATCGCCCTGAACAAGCTGTCCGAAGAAGATCCGACGTTCCGCGTGCACACGGACACGGAAACCGGGCAGACGATCATCGCGGGGATGGGAGAGTTGCACCTCGAGATCATCGTCGACCGCATGATGCGCGAGTTCAAGGTCGAGGCGAACGTGGGCCGGCCGCAGGTGGCCTATCGCGAGACGATCAAGAAGCGCGTCGACAAGGTCGAGGGGAAGTTCATCCGGCAGTCCGGCGGCAAGGGCCAATACGGGCACGTGGTCATCAACGTGATGCCGGGCGAAGTGGGGCACGGATTCGTGTTCGAAGACAAGATCGTCGGCGGCACGATCCCGCGGGAATACATCGGCCCGGTGGAGCAGGGGATCAAGGAGGCGCTGGAGAACGGCGTCCTGGCCGGGTATCCGATGGTGGACGTGAAGGTCGAGCTGGTGTACGGCTCGTACCACGACGTCGACTCGTCGGAAATGGCGTTCAAGATTGCGGGTTCGATGGCAGTGAAGGAGGGGGCCGCCAAGGCCCAGCCCATCCTGCTCGAGCCCATGATGAAGGTCGAGGTGGTGTCGCCGGAGCAGTACATGGGCGACGTCCTCGGTGACCTGTCGTCGCGGCGGGGCAAGATTGGTGGAATGATGCAGCGGGGCGAGGCCCAGGTCATCGCCTCGACGGTCCCGTTAGGCGAGATGTTCGGGTACTCGACGAAGCTCCGGTCGATGACGCAGGGGCGCGCGGTGTACTCGATGGAGTTTTCGCATTACGAGGAAGTGCCGAAGAGCAAGGCGGAAGAGATCGTCTCGAAGAGCAAGTAA
- a CDS encoding nucleotidyltransferase family protein — protein MPLKPELGRLLPREVQVLLLTAGGSGNDEALRQLLAADLDWGELLVGLEWERAVPVAWWRLKQLGASATSPGGAALERLSRVTEFRALALEDRLRRTLAGLQEAGIPAILLKGAGLALTVYPSFTQRPMGDIDLLVSPHHARRAWDLALAQGWVWDDYTYPEGHYQAHHHLPPLFDGARTGARLELHTALSLNSHPFAMSFEEAQAASKAIPGWDDGRTRTLDAEHTLIHIAVHFAWAHLASFGIWRLARDLDALARSGLDWGRAGEIARQYRAEPALYWSLRLCSALSGVDVAPAGVLGSLAPRRSEWLLAMLERHLAMHVVSRITPCPSEKLRRLMWSLALSPARTATSSARPWDSEPSRLPAVYTGEMGVLNRVRSQWSHARDWRRYLGALRGSSPT, from the coding sequence GTGCCGCTGAAGCCTGAGCTGGGCCGGCTCCTCCCTCGCGAGGTGCAGGTGCTCCTCTTGACCGCGGGGGGAAGCGGAAACGACGAGGCGCTGCGTCAGCTCCTCGCCGCTGACCTGGATTGGGGGGAATTGCTTGTTGGGCTGGAGTGGGAGCGTGCCGTCCCCGTGGCCTGGTGGCGGCTCAAGCAGCTTGGGGCGAGTGCGACGTCGCCTGGGGGGGCGGCCCTCGAGCGGCTCAGTCGGGTGACTGAGTTCCGGGCGCTGGCCCTCGAGGACCGGCTGCGGCGGACCTTGGCGGGGCTGCAGGAGGCCGGGATTCCTGCCATCCTCCTGAAGGGCGCCGGGCTCGCTCTGACGGTTTACCCCTCGTTTACGCAGCGCCCAATGGGAGACATCGACTTATTGGTCTCCCCACACCACGCGCGGCGCGCCTGGGACCTGGCACTGGCACAGGGGTGGGTGTGGGACGACTACACGTATCCGGAGGGGCACTATCAGGCGCATCACCATCTGCCGCCGCTGTTCGATGGGGCGCGAACGGGGGCGCGACTCGAGCTGCACACGGCGTTGAGCCTGAACAGCCACCCGTTCGCGATGTCGTTTGAGGAAGCGCAGGCTGCCTCGAAGGCGATTCCGGGGTGGGACGACGGTCGGACACGGACCCTGGATGCGGAGCACACGCTGATTCACATCGCGGTGCACTTTGCGTGGGCGCATTTGGCGTCCTTCGGGATCTGGCGCCTGGCCCGTGACCTCGATGCGCTGGCGCGATCGGGCCTGGACTGGGGCCGTGCCGGGGAGATCGCGCGGCAGTACCGAGCGGAGCCCGCGTTGTATTGGAGCCTGCGCCTGTGTTCCGCACTGAGTGGGGTCGACGTGGCACCTGCCGGCGTGTTGGGGTCTTTGGCGCCTCGGCGGTCAGAGTGGCTGCTGGCCATGTTGGAACGCCACCTCGCCATGCACGTGGTATCGCGCATCACCCCGTGCCCCAGTGAGAAGTTGCGTCGACTGATGTGGAGCCTGGCCTTGTCCCCAGCCCGTACCGCGACGTCATCAGCTCGGCCGTGGGACTCGGAGCCGTCCCGTCTACCCGCGGTGTATACCGGCGAGATGGGGGTGCTCAACCGGGTGCGATCCCAGTGGTCACATGCCCGGGATTGGCGGCGCTATCTGGGTGCTTTGCGGGGTAGTTCCCCTACCTGA
- the rplC gene encoding 50S ribosomal protein L3, with amino-acid sequence MMLGMIGKKLGMTQIFNEQGQQIPCTVVEVKPNPVVQVLANEADKPGYKAVQVGYGSARTARAPRKGEAKSPKGHRASKAAVGHASKAGLQAPPRVLRVFRLDDMASAPEYKAGDVIDASIFQAGEMVKVTGTTKGRGFQGVVKRYGIGGGPNTHGNTKHRRPGSIGAGTDPSRVIKGKRMPGHYGSDRHTTINLRVEKVDAERHLLYIRGAVAGAANGIVLVRKQG; translated from the coding sequence ATCATGTTAGGTATGATCGGGAAGAAGCTGGGGATGACCCAGATCTTCAATGAACAGGGGCAGCAGATCCCCTGCACGGTGGTTGAGGTCAAGCCGAACCCCGTCGTGCAGGTGCTGGCCAACGAGGCGGACAAGCCCGGCTACAAGGCCGTGCAGGTCGGGTATGGCAGCGCGCGCACCGCGCGTGCGCCGCGAAAGGGTGAAGCCAAGAGCCCGAAGGGGCACCGGGCCTCCAAGGCGGCCGTGGGCCATGCGTCAAAGGCCGGCTTGCAGGCGCCGCCGCGGGTGCTGCGCGTCTTCCGCTTGGATGACATGGCGAGTGCACCGGAGTACAAGGCGGGCGACGTGATCGACGCGTCGATCTTCCAGGCCGGCGAGATGGTGAAGGTGACGGGCACGACGAAGGGTCGCGGCTTCCAGGGCGTCGTGAAGCGCTATGGCATCGGCGGCGGTCCGAATACGCACGGCAACACCAAGCATCGTCGGCCTGGATCCATTGGCGCCGGCACGGATCCATCGCGGGTCATCAAGGGAAAGCGCATGCCGGGGCACTACGGCTCGGATCGCCACACGACCATCAACCTCCGCGTCGAGAAGGTCGATGCCGAGCGTCACTTGCTGTACATCCGTGGTGCAGTGGCCGGCGCGGCCAATGGCATCGTGCTTGTGCGGAAGCAGGGGTAA
- a CDS encoding lasso peptide biosynthesis B2 protein, with translation MTTPLRQALRKAHRLSLGDWKRVASGFRALRRAIRDVRDRPQGEFVSTSTAALQPDVARLPEARAIALGVSRAAAYGFLNPTCLAQSLAIQRCLADVGITGGRIRVGVARRRGKFVAHAWVEFAGEVIGDDRASVERYEPFDDLHVRPAGS, from the coding sequence GTGACCACGCCGCTGCGACAGGCGCTCCGTAAAGCGCATCGACTCTCGTTGGGCGACTGGAAGCGCGTCGCGAGCGGCTTTCGCGCGCTGCGACGCGCTATCCGCGACGTGAGAGACCGGCCGCAGGGCGAGTTCGTCTCCACCAGCACGGCCGCCCTTCAGCCCGACGTCGCGAGGCTTCCCGAAGCGCGGGCCATCGCCCTCGGGGTGAGCCGGGCCGCTGCTTACGGCTTTCTCAATCCAACTTGCCTCGCCCAGTCGCTGGCCATCCAGCGGTGCCTCGCCGATGTCGGTATCACCGGCGGCCGCATCCGGGTTGGCGTCGCGCGCCGTCGTGGCAAGTTCGTCGCCCACGCCTGGGTGGAGTTCGCCGGCGAAGTCATCGGAGACGATCGCGCGTCCGTTGAGCGGTACGAGCCGTTCGATGACCTCCACGTCCGCCCGGCCGGTTCGTGA
- the tuf gene encoding elongation factor Tu, with amino-acid sequence MAKAKFERNKPHVNVGTIGHVDHGKTTLTAALTKISSDKGYGTKYVAYDQVAKASESQGRRDPTKILTIATSHVEYETDARHYAHVDCPGHADYVKNMITGAAQMDGAILVVSAVDGPMPQTREHILLARQVNVPNIVVFLNKCDLVEDAELLDLVELEVRELLNKYGYPGDDAPVIRGAAIRAIEGDPAWVAKIQELYDALDSFIAEPTRDIDKPFQMPVEDVFSITGRGTVATGRIEKGKVKVGDELSLVGFGSDKKTTVTGVEMFRKLLDDGQAGDNVGLLLRGVDKKEIERGMVLAKTGSITPHTKFLAEVYVLTKEEGGRHTPFFKGYRPQFYLRTTDVTGSIELPAGTEMVMPGDNTQMTIELITPVALEEQLRFAIREGGRTVGSGVVTKILT; translated from the coding sequence ATGGCAAAGGCAAAATTCGAGCGGAACAAGCCGCACGTAAACGTGGGAACGATCGGCCACGTCGATCACGGGAAGACGACGCTCACCGCCGCCCTGACGAAGATCTCGTCGGACAAGGGCTACGGGACGAAGTACGTCGCCTACGACCAGGTCGCCAAGGCCTCCGAGTCGCAGGGCCGTCGTGACCCGACGAAGATCCTGACCATCGCGACGTCCCATGTGGAGTACGAGACGGATGCGCGCCACTACGCGCACGTCGACTGCCCGGGGCACGCCGACTATGTGAAGAACATGATCACCGGCGCCGCGCAGATGGATGGCGCGATCCTGGTGGTCTCCGCGGTCGACGGCCCGATGCCGCAGACGCGCGAGCACATCCTGCTCGCCCGTCAGGTCAACGTGCCGAACATCGTGGTCTTCCTGAACAAGTGCGACCTCGTCGAGGACGCCGAGCTGCTCGACCTCGTGGAACTCGAGGTGCGCGAGCTGCTCAACAAGTACGGCTACCCGGGCGACGACGCCCCGGTCATCCGTGGCGCCGCGATCCGCGCGATCGAAGGCGACCCGGCGTGGGTGGCGAAGATCCAGGAGTTGTACGATGCCTTGGACTCGTTCATCGCCGAGCCGACGCGCGACATCGACAAGCCGTTCCAGATGCCGGTCGAGGACGTGTTCTCCATCACGGGTCGCGGTACGGTGGCCACGGGGCGCATCGAGAAGGGGAAGGTGAAGGTCGGCGACGAACTCTCGCTCGTGGGCTTCGGCTCCGACAAGAAGACGACCGTCACCGGCGTTGAGATGTTCCGCAAGCTGCTGGACGACGGCCAGGCGGGCGATAACGTCGGCTTGCTGCTCCGCGGCGTCGACAAGAAGGAAATCGAGCGCGGGATGGTGCTGGCGAAGACGGGTTCCATCACGCCGCACACGAAGTTCCTGGCCGAGGTGTACGTCCTCACGAAGGAAGAAGGGGGCCGTCACACGCCGTTCTTCAAGGGCTATCGCCCGCAGTTCTACCTCCGCACGACGGACGTGACGGGCTCGATCGAGCTGCCGGCCGGCACGGAGATGGTGATGCCGGGTGACAACACGCAGATGACCATTGAGCTGATCACGCCCGTGGCGCTCGAGGAGCAGCTGCGTTTCGCGATCCGCGAGGGTGGCCGGACGGTCGGTTCTGGCGTGGTCACGAAGATCCTGACGTAA
- the rplW gene encoding 50S ribosomal protein L23: protein MATLHRTIVRPVVTEKTSAAYQARGEYTFQVANDATKPAIRQAIERLFGVKVTGVWTMNTRGKPRRNMGKAAGLRPSWKKAIVTLKSGDKIDIFEG from the coding sequence ATGGCAACGCTACATCGTACCATCGTGCGTCCGGTGGTCACCGAGAAGACGTCCGCGGCCTATCAGGCGCGCGGGGAGTACACCTTCCAGGTGGCGAACGACGCAACGAAGCCGGCGATCCGCCAGGCGATTGAACGCCTGTTTGGAGTGAAGGTGACCGGGGTCTGGACCATGAACACGCGCGGGAAGCCGCGGCGGAACATGGGGAAGGCCGCTGGGCTCCGGCCGAGCTGGAAAAAGGCGATCGTGACGCTGAAGTCCGGCGACAAGATCGACATCTTCGAGGGCTGA
- a CDS encoding lasso RiPP family leader peptide-containing protein gives MYQAPTLERFGSFRELTLQRSTKRVIGDDLIPGIGLDCDANAPPGDPKACIRS, from the coding sequence ATGTACCAGGCACCAACGTTGGAGCGGTTCGGGAGCTTCCGGGAGCTGACGCTCCAGCGCAGCACCAAGCGCGTGATCGGAGACGACCTGATTCCGGGCATCGGCTTGGATTGCGATGCGAACGCACCGCCGGGCGACCCGAAGGCTTGCATTCGTTCGTAA
- the rpsJ gene encoding 30S ribosomal protein S10: MAGRIRIRLKAFDHAVIDQAASDIVRTAEKTGAQVSGPIPLPTKTRRWTVLRSPHVDKKSREQFELKTHKRVIDILDSRSQTVDALTKLDLPAGVDVEIKVQ, encoded by the coding sequence ATGGCAGGTCGCATTCGAATTCGGTTGAAGGCGTTCGATCACGCCGTGATCGACCAGGCGGCGTCGGACATCGTCCGGACGGCGGAGAAGACGGGGGCGCAGGTCTCCGGTCCGATCCCGCTGCCGACGAAGACGCGCCGCTGGACCGTGCTGCGGTCCCCGCACGTTGACAAGAAGTCGCGGGAGCAGTTCGAGCTGAAGACCCACAAGCGCGTGATCGACATTCTGGATTCCCGCTCGCAGACGGTGGACGCGCTGACGAAGCTCGACCTGCCGGCCGGAGTGGACGTCGAGATCAAGGTTCAGTAG